The following are from one region of the Cyclopterus lumpus isolate fCycLum1 chromosome 21, fCycLum1.pri, whole genome shotgun sequence genome:
- the LOC117750796 gene encoding trace amine-associated receptor 8a-like, with product METTEGAELCFPLLYNSSCRKPPSDGMLVNVLLYFISLLTAALNLLVIISISHFRQLHSPTNLLILSLAVSDFVVGLLLMPVESSLKEACWFLGDLMCALYRVLDYIITVSSARNMVLISVDRYLAICDPLRYNTRVTLDRTKICVCLFWFSSVLYSILILMDSLRHPESQNSCYGECVLVFNWITGSVDLVLTIIAPITVIIVLYMRIFVVAVSQAQAMRTHIVSVTQRRPVGVTAKKSELKAARTLGVVVIVFLICLSPLYFSAALDQSRSLTFETWLFYFNSCLNPLIYAFFYPWFRKSMKLIITFKILQTHSCNMKIL from the exons ATGGAGACGACTGAAGGCGCTGAACTCTGCTTTCCACTACTCTACAACAGTTCCTGCAGGAAACCTCCGTCTGATGGCATGCTTGTTAACGTTCTGCTGTATTTCATCTCTCTGCTCACTGCAGCTCTCAACCTGCTGGTCATCATCTCTATCTCCCACTTCAG GCAGCTCCACAGCCCCACcaacctcctcatcctctccctggCTGTCTCAGATTTCGTCGTGGGCCTTCTGCTGATGCCGGTTGAAAGCTCTTTAAAAGAGGCTTGCTGGTTCCTTGGTGACCTCATGTGTGCTCTCTATCGTGTTCTTGATTATATCATTACTGTTTCTTCGGCTAGAAATATGGTGCTCATATCGGTTGATCGTTATTTGGCAATTTGTGACCCTCTACGTTATAACACCAGAGTTACTCTGGACAGAACGAAGatctgtgtttgtctcttttggttttcctctgttctctacagtATTCTCATTTTGATGGACTCTCTGAGACACCCTGAGTCACAGAATTCCTGCTACGGAGAATGTGTACTTGTTTTTAACTGGATAACAGGATCTGTTGACCTTGTCCTCACCATTATCGCCCCCATTACTGTAATCATAGTTCTGTATATGAGAATATTTGTGGTGGCTGTGTCTCAAGCTCAAGCCATGCGGACCCACATTGTATCGGTCACACAACGGCGTCCAGTGGGTGTAACTGCTAAGAAATCCGAGCTGAAAGCAGCCAGGACTCTTGGTGTTGTTGTGATTGTGTTCCTGATCTGCCTTTCTCCATTATACTTTTCTGCTGCTCTAGACCAGAGCAGATCTTTAACCTTTGAAACCTGGCTGTTCTATTTTAACTCTTGTCTAAACCCACTTATTTATGCCTTTTTTTACCCCTGGTTTAGAAAATCTATGAAACTCATTATAACTTTTAAGATACTTCAGACTCACTCCTGTAATATGAAAATACTTTAG
- the LOC117750586 gene encoding trace amine-associated receptor 13c-like, whose amino-acid sequence METSEGAELCFPLLNNSCRKPVPPQSDGMHVLLSSISLLTAALNLLVIISISHFRQLHSPTNLLILSLAVSDFLVGLLLMPVDILFTEACWYLGDFMCALYYVVDFIITSSSVGNMVLISIDRYMAICDPLHYNTRVTLDRTKICVCLCWIYSVLYNSLILMDFLKQPDLHYSCYGECVVVLNHVTGSVDVVFTFIGPITVIIVLYMRIFVVAVSQAQAMRTHIVSVTQRRPVGVTAKKSEMKAARTLGVVVVVFLICFCPYYSPSLTGEVIEDSSSSSPFVVWLLYFNSCLNPVIYAFFYPWFRKSMKLIVTLKILQPGSCDANIL is encoded by the exons ATGGAGACATCAGAAGGAGCTGAACTCTGCTTTCCACTACTCAACAATTCCTGCAGGAAACCAGTGCCGCCTCAGTCCGATGGCATGCACGTTCTGTTGTCTtccatctctctgctcactGCAGCTCTCAACCTActggtcatcatctccatctcccactTCAG GCAGCTCCACAGCCCCACcaacctcctcatcctctccctggCTGTGTCAGATTTCCTCGTGGGCCTTCTGCTGATGCCGGTTGATATCCTTTTTACAGAAGCTTGCTGGTACCTGGGTGACTTCATGTGTGCTCTGTATTATGTTGTCGATTTTATAATTACTTCTTCTTCGGTTGGAAATATGGTGCTCATATCAATTGATCGTTATATGGCTATTTGTGACCCTCTACATTATAACACCAGAGTTACTCTGGACAGAACGAagatctgtgtttgtctgtgttggatttactctgttctctacaatAGTCTCATATTGATGGACTTTCTAAAACAACCTGATTTGCATTATTCCTGCTACGGAGAATGTGTAGTTGTTCTTAACCATGTAACAGGATCTGTTGATGTTGTCTTTACCTTTATCGGCCCCATTACTGTAATCATAGTTCTGTATATGAGAATATTTGTGGTGGCTGTGTCTCAGGCTCAAGCCATGCGGACCCACATTGTATCGGTCACACAACGGCGTCCAGTGGGTGTAACTGCTAAGAAATCTGAGATGAAAGCAGCCAGGACtcttggtgttgttgtggttgtgtttctGATATGTTTCTGTCCATATTACTCTCCATCCCTTACAGGTGAGGTTATTGAAGACAGTAGTTCATCCTCACCCTTTGTAGTCTGGCTGCTGTATTTCAACTCCTGTCTTAACCCGGTGATATATGCTTTCTTTTACCCCTGGTTTAGAAAATCTATGAAACTCATAGTCACCCTCAAGATACTGCAGCCCGGCTCTTGTGATGCTAATATACTGTAA